In Drosophila bipectinata strain 14024-0381.07 chromosome 2R, DbipHiC1v2, whole genome shotgun sequence, one genomic interval encodes:
- the LOC108123538 gene encoding uncharacterized protein CG5098 isoform X4, whose product MANNNHPHPGHLSQAAQNPSWNPLQIPSYIPRQPQLAHMSNERPGMVRSPLAWHMSGASSAPAQPPHPHPHPPPPPDAIYNFMSANHKNLDHHHQMNPLLAPPYTETLPFDSMDLSLQSARNAAQPLAKQQQQSQPQQQHPQHQTQQQQPQSLIHAPNYTSIQNLTTNAAQQQQQQQGHLAAMAAAHASLLQSSSQNPVVSAPGITNGADCESLLPPPPPASVSSGNSNHGGSNNSSTSSNNNITSPHYMPTRDENFKLAQLKRSFDHELQAGKSMPKDKDCGYPGAGSTKLPAHNVQQQHGSSKKPSPLRNFHQQQPQPPYNLAAKFNGPQTPPTPQSPLGSAPHQMQSPTMDYNQLHLHHPLNSAGGGPVPGGYQHLQPDQSQSQSQSQSHPQHLHYLNQQPPSLPPHLTNAPFQGQPQDVVHQQQLGATTPLQQQTHHSRNAQLTNLDVAVKGKPDSEAEEQPVITDLSYRNADSEKPAPEAPESPYLTTSNEESLESNSNSSNSRKRRKRKSSMVMRVTPNENAPEGATSKQQLQQQQQLIHGNSCSPKNGGTEFQPFSLQNEKAPQENGSNGSPAPVENSNSNSSTPYNDNENPKTKKQRQALLQRNLTEQQRQTHEDEPPGAKKSTPPSMPPPSPQSNSSSSSSSSSSANTHSSRASSDVRRDQKSEVSNKATTDTPASPALVEQGNIDARPAVSVHECDEEEETATNKASPPAAPAALPAAPTPVTESPKKIEAEPCPFGEVEDKLEQMFAGIEEEPDRTCTPEKSTVETGEAGNHDLSAQLALDSAKPEEAPAEKVEAAPVATPTPEIRPMATKAAMKSTMPSPVHSPTPEARSTSTPLAAVDEGKAKEPAAPKTAPTRRPPPRRLSMGMDVSLLRFMIDEPPAKKATGRKKKAAEPEPLEDEEIDDDKPSTSAAAAAALAARLAPKGKAGAAAKKKNAGKGKKGGAAGKGSGNAKNAKHNGKKAGRKMQNNTTDEDSTSAPTNGVASAPDLKGKSPFILIKADGSVTIKNTHNAEDVNEKQTKAKKAPHERKNLRGMHSSTLSNRYDADTTDSTWICVFCKRGPHKLGLGDLFGPYLVTSDCEEYRAALQAPGVQDIDGLFVSKRRREDMVKVQDRNLPVVPATLATIMQAPKISMHKRKRKQTHDSQVSYSDDPNESQSQCSSTDPLDCNHETKFVETFRGMGKTSEHGYEVWLHEDCAVWSNDIHLIGAHVNGLDAAVWDSTRYQCVLCQQSGANICCFQRCCKAPAHVPCARSANWSLSEEDRKVHCQLHSGESGVAESVKLEPLVPVVSVVTPAPAPAPPPAFNVHSLP is encoded by the exons ATGGCTAACAACAATCACCCGCATCCGGGCCATCTCAGCCAGGCGGCGCAGAATCCATCATGGAATCCCCTGCAA ATTCCATCGTATATACCGCGGCAGCCGCAGTTGGCGCACATGTCAAATGAACGGCCCGGCATGGTGCGCTCACCGCTGGCCTGGCACATGTCCGGGGCCAGCTCTGCCCCCGCCCAGCCGCCACATCCTCATCCGCATCCACCCCCGCCACCCGATGCCATTTACAATTTTATGTCGGCCAATCACAAAAAC CTGGATCACCATCATCAGATGAATCCATTGCTGGCACCACCATACACTGAAACATTACCCTTCGACTCCATGGACCTGTCGTTGCAATCCGCCCGCAATGCGGCCCAGCCGTTGGccaagcagcaacagcagtcgCAGCCACAACAACAGCACCCGCAACACCAGacccagcaacaacagccgCAATCGCTCATTCATGCCCCTAACTACACATCAAT TCAAAATCTCACGACCAATGCcgctcagcagcagcaacagcaacaaggaCACTTGGCTGCGATGGCTGCTGCACATGCCAGCTTACTGCAGTCCAGCAGCCAGAATCCAGTGGTCTCTGCTCCTGGAATCACAAATGGAGCCGACTGTGAATCGCTTCTGCCGCCTCCGCCACCCGCATCCGTATCCTCCGGCAACAGCAATCATGGCgggagcaacaacagcagcaccagcagtaACAACAACATAACCAGCCCGCACTACATGCCAACTCGCGACGAGAACTTCAAGCTGGCACAACTGAAGCGCAGCTTCGACCACGAACTGCAGGCGGGGAAGAGCATGCCGAAAGACAAAGACTGCGGCTACCCGGGAGCAGGATCCACCAAGCTACCTGCCCACAAcgtgcaacagcaacatggCAGCAGCAAGAAAC CATCGCCATTACGCAACTTtcatcagcagcagccgcagccgccGTACAACTTGGCTGCCAAATTCAATGGCCCCCAGACACCACCCACTCCTCAGTCACCGCTGGGGTCTGCCCCACATCAGATGCAATCACCCACCATGGACTACAATCAGCTGCATTTGCATCATCCCCTGAACAGCGCGGGTGGAGGTCCGGTCCCAGGCGGGTACCAGCACCTGCAGCCGGATCAATCCCAGTCACAATCACAGTCGCAGTCGCATCCTCAACACTTGCACTATCTCAACCAGCAACCGCCGTCTCTGCCACCCCACTTGACCAATGCCCCGTTTCAAGGGCAACCGCAGGATGTGGTCCATCAGCAGCAACTGGGGGCCACAACACCGCTGCAACAGCAGACACATCATTCCCGCAATGCGCAACTGACGAATCTCGACGTGGCGGTGAAAGGCAAGCCGGATTCAGAAGCTGAAGAGCAGCCTGTTATTACGGATCTCTCCTACCGGAACGCAGATTCGGAGAAGCCGGCTCCGGAGGCCCCTGAATCTCCCTACCTGACGACTTCGAACGAAGAGTCTCTGGAGTCCAATAGCAATAGCAGTAACAGTCGGAAGCGCCGCAAACGGAAATCCAGTATGGTGATGAGGGTAACGCCAAATGAAAATGCCCCCGAAGGAGCCACCAGCAAGCAGCAGctacagcaacagcagcagcttaTTCATGGCAACAGCTGTAGTCCCAAAAACGGAGGCACGGAGTTCCAGCCATTTAGTTTACAGAATGAGAAGGCGCCGCAGGAGAACGGAAGCAACGGATCACCGGCACCAGTGGagaacagcaacagcaacagctcaACGCCGTACAATGACAACGAGAACCCCAAGACCAAGAAGCAGCGGCAGGCCCTGCTGCAGCGCAACCTCACCGAGCAGCAGCGTCAGACCCATGAGGATGAACCTCCTGGTGCTAAGAAGTCCACACCGCCGAGCATGCCGCCACCCAGTCCGCAAAGTAATAGCAGCAGTAGTAGTTCGAGTAGCTCCAGCGCCAACACCCATAGCAGTCGGGCAAGCAGTGATGTTCGTAGAGATCAGAAGTCGGAGGTGAGTAACAAGGCCACCACCGATACCCCAGCATCGCCCGCCCTCGTGGAGCAGGGAAACATCGATGCAAGGCCGGCGGTCAGTGTTCACGAGTGCGACGAAGAAGAGGAGACGGCGACAAACAAGGCATCCCCTCCAGCTGCACCTGCTGCCCTCCCTGCTGCCCCAACTCCGGTGACGGAATCTCCCAAGAAGATCGAAGCCGAGCCCTGCCCCTTTGGCGAGGTGGAGGATAAGCTGGAGCAGATGTTTGCCGGCATTGAAGAGGAACCAGATCGCACCTGCACGCCGGAGAAATCCACTGTGGAAACGGGGGAAGCTGGAAATCACGATTTGAGCGCACAGCTGGCTCTGGACAGCGCCAAACCCGAAGAGGCGCCAGCGGAAAAAGTGGAAGCTGCGCCTGTTGCAACCCCAACACCTGAAATACGTCCCATGGCGACCAAGGCGGCAATGAAGTCCACGATGCCCAGTCCCGTGCACAGCCCCACGCCAGAAGCCCGCTCCACCTCAACTCCCCTAGCAGCAGTGGACGAAGGTAAAGCCAAAGAACCTGCTGCCCCCAAAACTGCGCCAACTCGCAGGCCACCTCCCCGCCGCCTCTCCATGGGAATGGATGTCTCGCTGCTGCGGTTCATGATTGACGAGCCTCCCGCTAAGAAAGCGACGGGGCGGAAGAAAAAGGCGGCAGAGCCAGAGCCGCTGGAGGACGAGGAGATTGACGACGACAAGCCCAGTACCTCGGCGGCAGCTGCGGCTGCCCTGGCAGCTCGGTTGGCTCCCAAGGGAAAAGCGGGCGCTGCAGCCAAGAAAAAGAATGCAGGAAAGGGCAAAAAGGGAGGAGCGGCAGGCAAGGGCTCCGGAAACGCAAAGAATGCCAAGCATAATGGAAAGAAGGCGGGAcgaaaaatgcaaaacaacACAACGGATGAGGACAGCACCTCAGCGCCCACAAATGGAGTGGCCTCCGCCCCAGACTTGAAGGGCAAGTCCCCGTTCATTCTCATCAAGGCAGACGGAAGTGTGACTATCAAAAATACGCACAACGCCGAGGACGTGAATGAGAAGCAAACGAAGGCCAAGAAGGCGCCGCACGAGAGGAAGAACCTACGGGGCATGCACAGTTCAACGCTGAGCAATCGCTACGACGCGGACACCACGGACTCCACCTGGATTTGTGTGTTCTGCAAACGCGGCCCCCACAAGCTGGGTCTGGGCGATCTCTTTGGTCCGTATCTGGTGACCAGCGACTGCGAAGAGTACCGAGCCGCTCTGCAGGCGCCGGGTGTTCAGGACATCGATGGCTTGTTCGTCAGTAAGCGACGGCGTGAGGATATGGTCAAGGTGCAAGATCGAAATCTACCCGTGGTGCCCGCCACCCTGGCCACTATTATGCAGGCCCCCAAAATCAGCATG CataaacgaaaacgaaaacagaCGCATGATAGTCAAGTGTCTTACAGCGACGATCCCAACGAATCGCAGTCGCAATGCTCATCGACGGACCCGCTGGACTGCAATCATGAGACCAAGTTCGTGGAGACGTTTCGCGGCATGGGCAAGACCTCGGAGCACGGCTACGAGGTGTGGCTGCACGAGGACTGCGCCGTTTGGAGCAACGACATCCACCTTATTGGCGCCCACGTCAATGGCCTGGATGCGGCGGTGTGGGACAGCACACGGTATCAGTGTGTGCTCTGCCAGCAGTCGGGGGCCAATATCTGCTGTTTCCAGCGTTGCTGCAAGGCACCCGCCCACGTACCCTGCGCCCGATCAGCCAATTGGAGTTTAAGCGAAGAGGACCGCAAGGTCCACTGTCAGTTACACAGCGGAGAGTCGGGTGTTGCCGAATCCGTGAAATTGGAGCCACTAGTTCCAGTCGTCTCGGTAGTGACACCCGCTCCTGCTCCAGCACCACCGCCCGCTTTCAATGTTCATTCGCTTCCCTGA
- the LOC108123538 gene encoding uncharacterized protein CG5098 isoform X1 translates to MANNNHPHPGHLSQAAQNPSWNPLQIPSYIPRQPQLAHMSNERPGMVRSPLAWHMSGASSAPAQPPHPHPHPPPPPDAIYNFMSANHKNLDHHHQMNPLLAPPYTETLPFDSMDLSLQSARNAAQPLAKQQQQSQPQQQHPQHQTQQQQPQSLIHAPNYTSIQNLTTNAAQQQQQQQGHLAAMAAAHASLLQSSSQNPVVSAPGITNGADCESLLPPPPPASVSSGNSNHGGSNNSSTSSNNNITSPHYMPTRDENFKLAQLKRSFDHELQAGKSMPKDKDCGYPGAGSTKLPAHNVQQQHGSSKKRELMVILQPNLESNVSLLTQTASPLRNFHQQQPQPPYNLAAKFNGPQTPPTPQSPLGSAPHQMQSPTMDYNQLHLHHPLNSAGGGPVPGGYQHLQPDQSQSQSQSQSHPQHLHYLNQQPPSLPPHLTNAPFQGQPQDVVHQQQLGATTPLQQQTHHSRNAQLTNLDVAVKGKPDSEAEEQPVITDLSYRNADSEKPAPEAPESPYLTTSNEESLESNSNSSNSRKRRKRKSSMVMRVTPNENAPEGATSKQQLQQQQQLIHGNSCSPKNGGTEFQPFSLQNEKAPQENGSNGSPAPVENSNSNSSTPYNDNENPKTKKQRQALLQRNLTEQQRQTHEDEPPGAKKSTPPSMPPPSPQSNSSSSSSSSSSANTHSSRASSDVRRDQKSEVSNKATTDTPASPALVEQGNIDARPAVSVHECDEEEETATNKASPPAAPAALPAAPTPVTESPKKIEAEPCPFGEVEDKLEQMFAGIEEEPDRTCTPEKSTVETGEAGNHDLSAQLALDSAKPEEAPAEKVEAAPVATPTPEIRPMATKAAMKSTMPSPVHSPTPEARSTSTPLAAVDEGKAKEPAAPKTAPTRRPPPRRLSMGMDVSLLRFMIDEPPAKKATGRKKKAAEPEPLEDEEIDDDKPSTSAAAAAALAARLAPKGKAGAAAKKKNAGKGKKGGAAGKGSGNAKNAKHNGKKAGRKMQNNTTDEDSTSAPTNGVASAPDLKGKSPFILIKADGSVTIKNTHNAEDVNEKQTKAKKAPHERKNLRGMHSSTLSNRYDADTTDSTWICVFCKRGPHKLGLGDLFGPYLVTSDCEEYRAALQAPGVQDIDGLFVSKRRREDMVKVQDRNLPVVPATLATIMQAPKISMHKRKRKQTHDSQVSYSDDPNESQSQCSSTDPLDCNHETKFVETFRGMGKTSEHGYEVWLHEDCAVWSNDIHLIGAHVNGLDAAVWDSTRYQCVLCQQSGANICCFQRCCKAPAHVPCARSANWSLSEEDRKVHCQLHSGESGVAESVKLEPLVPVVSVVTPAPAPAPPPAFNVHSLP, encoded by the exons ATGGCTAACAACAATCACCCGCATCCGGGCCATCTCAGCCAGGCGGCGCAGAATCCATCATGGAATCCCCTGCAA ATTCCATCGTATATACCGCGGCAGCCGCAGTTGGCGCACATGTCAAATGAACGGCCCGGCATGGTGCGCTCACCGCTGGCCTGGCACATGTCCGGGGCCAGCTCTGCCCCCGCCCAGCCGCCACATCCTCATCCGCATCCACCCCCGCCACCCGATGCCATTTACAATTTTATGTCGGCCAATCACAAAAAC CTGGATCACCATCATCAGATGAATCCATTGCTGGCACCACCATACACTGAAACATTACCCTTCGACTCCATGGACCTGTCGTTGCAATCCGCCCGCAATGCGGCCCAGCCGTTGGccaagcagcaacagcagtcgCAGCCACAACAACAGCACCCGCAACACCAGacccagcaacaacagccgCAATCGCTCATTCATGCCCCTAACTACACATCAAT TCAAAATCTCACGACCAATGCcgctcagcagcagcaacagcaacaaggaCACTTGGCTGCGATGGCTGCTGCACATGCCAGCTTACTGCAGTCCAGCAGCCAGAATCCAGTGGTCTCTGCTCCTGGAATCACAAATGGAGCCGACTGTGAATCGCTTCTGCCGCCTCCGCCACCCGCATCCGTATCCTCCGGCAACAGCAATCATGGCgggagcaacaacagcagcaccagcagtaACAACAACATAACCAGCCCGCACTACATGCCAACTCGCGACGAGAACTTCAAGCTGGCACAACTGAAGCGCAGCTTCGACCACGAACTGCAGGCGGGGAAGAGCATGCCGAAAGACAAAGACTGCGGCTACCCGGGAGCAGGATCCACCAAGCTACCTGCCCACAAcgtgcaacagcaacatggCAGCAGCAAGAAACGTGAGTTGATGGTAATATTGCAACCAAATCTTGAATCTAATGTGAGTCTTTTAACCCAAACAGCATCGCCATTACGCAACTTtcatcagcagcagccgcagccgccGTACAACTTGGCTGCCAAATTCAATGGCCCCCAGACACCACCCACTCCTCAGTCACCGCTGGGGTCTGCCCCACATCAGATGCAATCACCCACCATGGACTACAATCAGCTGCATTTGCATCATCCCCTGAACAGCGCGGGTGGAGGTCCGGTCCCAGGCGGGTACCAGCACCTGCAGCCGGATCAATCCCAGTCACAATCACAGTCGCAGTCGCATCCTCAACACTTGCACTATCTCAACCAGCAACCGCCGTCTCTGCCACCCCACTTGACCAATGCCCCGTTTCAAGGGCAACCGCAGGATGTGGTCCATCAGCAGCAACTGGGGGCCACAACACCGCTGCAACAGCAGACACATCATTCCCGCAATGCGCAACTGACGAATCTCGACGTGGCGGTGAAAGGCAAGCCGGATTCAGAAGCTGAAGAGCAGCCTGTTATTACGGATCTCTCCTACCGGAACGCAGATTCGGAGAAGCCGGCTCCGGAGGCCCCTGAATCTCCCTACCTGACGACTTCGAACGAAGAGTCTCTGGAGTCCAATAGCAATAGCAGTAACAGTCGGAAGCGCCGCAAACGGAAATCCAGTATGGTGATGAGGGTAACGCCAAATGAAAATGCCCCCGAAGGAGCCACCAGCAAGCAGCAGctacagcaacagcagcagcttaTTCATGGCAACAGCTGTAGTCCCAAAAACGGAGGCACGGAGTTCCAGCCATTTAGTTTACAGAATGAGAAGGCGCCGCAGGAGAACGGAAGCAACGGATCACCGGCACCAGTGGagaacagcaacagcaacagctcaACGCCGTACAATGACAACGAGAACCCCAAGACCAAGAAGCAGCGGCAGGCCCTGCTGCAGCGCAACCTCACCGAGCAGCAGCGTCAGACCCATGAGGATGAACCTCCTGGTGCTAAGAAGTCCACACCGCCGAGCATGCCGCCACCCAGTCCGCAAAGTAATAGCAGCAGTAGTAGTTCGAGTAGCTCCAGCGCCAACACCCATAGCAGTCGGGCAAGCAGTGATGTTCGTAGAGATCAGAAGTCGGAGGTGAGTAACAAGGCCACCACCGATACCCCAGCATCGCCCGCCCTCGTGGAGCAGGGAAACATCGATGCAAGGCCGGCGGTCAGTGTTCACGAGTGCGACGAAGAAGAGGAGACGGCGACAAACAAGGCATCCCCTCCAGCTGCACCTGCTGCCCTCCCTGCTGCCCCAACTCCGGTGACGGAATCTCCCAAGAAGATCGAAGCCGAGCCCTGCCCCTTTGGCGAGGTGGAGGATAAGCTGGAGCAGATGTTTGCCGGCATTGAAGAGGAACCAGATCGCACCTGCACGCCGGAGAAATCCACTGTGGAAACGGGGGAAGCTGGAAATCACGATTTGAGCGCACAGCTGGCTCTGGACAGCGCCAAACCCGAAGAGGCGCCAGCGGAAAAAGTGGAAGCTGCGCCTGTTGCAACCCCAACACCTGAAATACGTCCCATGGCGACCAAGGCGGCAATGAAGTCCACGATGCCCAGTCCCGTGCACAGCCCCACGCCAGAAGCCCGCTCCACCTCAACTCCCCTAGCAGCAGTGGACGAAGGTAAAGCCAAAGAACCTGCTGCCCCCAAAACTGCGCCAACTCGCAGGCCACCTCCCCGCCGCCTCTCCATGGGAATGGATGTCTCGCTGCTGCGGTTCATGATTGACGAGCCTCCCGCTAAGAAAGCGACGGGGCGGAAGAAAAAGGCGGCAGAGCCAGAGCCGCTGGAGGACGAGGAGATTGACGACGACAAGCCCAGTACCTCGGCGGCAGCTGCGGCTGCCCTGGCAGCTCGGTTGGCTCCCAAGGGAAAAGCGGGCGCTGCAGCCAAGAAAAAGAATGCAGGAAAGGGCAAAAAGGGAGGAGCGGCAGGCAAGGGCTCCGGAAACGCAAAGAATGCCAAGCATAATGGAAAGAAGGCGGGAcgaaaaatgcaaaacaacACAACGGATGAGGACAGCACCTCAGCGCCCACAAATGGAGTGGCCTCCGCCCCAGACTTGAAGGGCAAGTCCCCGTTCATTCTCATCAAGGCAGACGGAAGTGTGACTATCAAAAATACGCACAACGCCGAGGACGTGAATGAGAAGCAAACGAAGGCCAAGAAGGCGCCGCACGAGAGGAAGAACCTACGGGGCATGCACAGTTCAACGCTGAGCAATCGCTACGACGCGGACACCACGGACTCCACCTGGATTTGTGTGTTCTGCAAACGCGGCCCCCACAAGCTGGGTCTGGGCGATCTCTTTGGTCCGTATCTGGTGACCAGCGACTGCGAAGAGTACCGAGCCGCTCTGCAGGCGCCGGGTGTTCAGGACATCGATGGCTTGTTCGTCAGTAAGCGACGGCGTGAGGATATGGTCAAGGTGCAAGATCGAAATCTACCCGTGGTGCCCGCCACCCTGGCCACTATTATGCAGGCCCCCAAAATCAGCATG CataaacgaaaacgaaaacagaCGCATGATAGTCAAGTGTCTTACAGCGACGATCCCAACGAATCGCAGTCGCAATGCTCATCGACGGACCCGCTGGACTGCAATCATGAGACCAAGTTCGTGGAGACGTTTCGCGGCATGGGCAAGACCTCGGAGCACGGCTACGAGGTGTGGCTGCACGAGGACTGCGCCGTTTGGAGCAACGACATCCACCTTATTGGCGCCCACGTCAATGGCCTGGATGCGGCGGTGTGGGACAGCACACGGTATCAGTGTGTGCTCTGCCAGCAGTCGGGGGCCAATATCTGCTGTTTCCAGCGTTGCTGCAAGGCACCCGCCCACGTACCCTGCGCCCGATCAGCCAATTGGAGTTTAAGCGAAGAGGACCGCAAGGTCCACTGTCAGTTACACAGCGGAGAGTCGGGTGTTGCCGAATCCGTGAAATTGGAGCCACTAGTTCCAGTCGTCTCGGTAGTGACACCCGCTCCTGCTCCAGCACCACCGCCCGCTTTCAATGTTCATTCGCTTCCCTGA